acattgagaaacacccactttTTTTTAGAGTTTAAATTATTAGTTGATGAACAGAAACATTatttccaactttttttgaatatAGATTAATTGTTTAAAGCCTGTTGTCAAGCAACATTCTTTAAACAGTTCATGAAACACTTGATGATTGTAGCTTCTTTTTGCTATAATTAACTGTTTCTCGTGGTTTAATATCATAGTAAACTGAATATCTTTTGGTAATGGCTTTTTGTTCCGACCTTTCTGTTTAGAGAATAGTTAATTCTTCCATATTTCTTAAAAAATGTTCACCGTTTAATTTAAGTACATAATCACCGTAATTGGTTATGAGACTTCCCAGTTGGCATTTTACAGGTATAGACGATTCCCTTATTAGAACATTCCTGACGCCTGTGAATATCGTGGCCCCAAAACTCACTTCTGAAATAAAGGTTTCTGATTGGACCTTGTGGATGTGCGGTTACCGAGCAGTATTAAGTGTTGAGTCACTGCTTTTGTCACTCGGTTAAATACCCAAACAGAAGTGCAGGTGACGACAGCTCCTCTGTTCGGCTGTGTGAAGCTTAGCGAGCTTGTTTCTTTTCTTCCTCTCGCCTCTCAGGAACCCCACTCCCAGAAAAATGTCTCCGTCGTTGTGTATCTTGAACCGAGCTGTACTTCATCTTATGACATGTCAACTCCCATTAGAGACACTCCATTTCACTCAGTGGTTGGTCCGGGTCACTGGATTAAAGACCTTTTTTTACTCTCTtgggacaaaatgtattttggtATATCTGAAGTAAATcctttgttttatatttgtggatTCACATAACAACATTTAGCTTATAAATaacagttttgtcaagatttagCAGGAATACTTAATTGTCTTATTTCTACAGCAGGTTTACTCTGTCAGTCAGTTTGATGTGTTCAACGTTCCCTCGGTCTTCTCTTCTCTCTTTAGTTGACGCCTGGTCGGTCGCCTTCTCCCCAGACTCTAAATACATCGCCACAGGAAGCCACCACGGCAAGGTCAACATCTTCGGCGTGGAAAGTGGCAAGAAGGAGCATTCTCTGGACACTCGAGGGAAATTCATCCTGAGCATAGCTTACGTAAGGAATCATAAATCGTCCTCGGCCGGCTGCATGGAGCCCTCTCTGTCTTTACAATCACTCATCTTGATTTGTGTTTATTGTGATTTACCCCATTTTTTTCTAAGAAAAGGTTTCCTAGACCTATCTATAGGTCATACCCTAGTTACATTTGAAAGTCGTtatgtccgcggggtcttaaaaagtattaaaagttgatagcCTTAATTTTTGCTAAATTGATCTATTAAAAAGTaagggcattttccaaggtattacatttagtagcttgttttcaataagtatgtaaatggtccagagaggttgtattctacagtctgcctgaatgtaatcatggcgtaagtgtgtagtgtgattctgtgtagtttattgatggcatcccgttgggtttgacgtcatctgaacaggacatcgcacgctcactgcttgagagcgcacaaaggtccgtttacgccagttgctaagcaacatcgttatggggaaatgcaagtctgcgtccaaatggttggaagataaggaggaaggacaatcaatactgtctatagtcaatgtgaggtaaagtgtgtcgccaaggtaaccggttaaaactccaagtggcgatgaggtcttaaaatgtgtgGAAGGGGTCTTAAAAGTTTTACACccgacttcaggattcctgcatatacccggAGTTAAATAAATGCAATGGTTCTCTATGCTTTGCCCCTCAGAGTCCTGATGGGAAATATCTGGCCAGCGGAGCCATCGATGGGATCATCAACATCTTTGACATCGCCACGGGAAAGCTGCTCCATACGCTGGAAggtaaaatacaaatcttaatatTAATAAGTTGGATGAATCAATTGCTGCAACTGGTGACAAAAGTATTCTGATTATTTGATTGATAATTTAGGCAtttgtttattaaatgtcagaaaataatgaaaaaggtACATCTTTTTCACAACGAAAAATGAGGTCACATTTCCAAAAAAAGACGTGGCAAATTCTCACCTTTTGAAAATTGTGAAATTGATCATTTTCCGGCTTTTGCAAGATAATTTACATATTAATGAATTCAACTTAAATGAGTTTTCTTTGAATTGACTAATCAATATACAGTCATTAGTTGATAATTGTTTTTATCAGTTAGAAAAAagattcaaaataaatatacgaGGCCAAaaatcaaatatatttataataatataCATTAAGGGTGCCCAATGGGTTGATCGCGATAGACCGGTAGATCGCCAAGGCAGTGCGGGTAGATCGCAGCAATTTCAAATACCTCCGGCCATATTATCCGGTCATTTCTTTTTGCCATAATCACCATTTTAAGTCTATTCAAATAAGCAGAATAGAGGTGTCGGCACCAGCCCCTCTCATCGATGCTACAAGTGTGCAACGAGACGCCTACAGCGCGCAGAGCTCACTTCCATTTCAGACGTCAGTGAGGAATATAACTTCCTGTTTCTCTCTTCAGGTCACGCCATGCCCATCAGATCCCTCACCTTCTCCCCCGACTCCCAGCTGCTGGTCACCGCCTCCGACGACGGATACATCAAGATATACGACGTGTGAGTTCAGTTGGCCTGTCGATAATGGTCATCATACCCAGTATTTATATTGTATATACACAAAGAAAGCGAGAGAAAGGGTGTCCTCAATTGTGACAGATTTAAAAGAGTATAAATAAACACTAggagaaaaaaatgtgtttgcTTTAATAAACTTTGAGCTTTTGTTTTACAGGCAACATGCGAACCTGGCCGGCACGCTGAGTGGACACGGCTCCTGGGTTCTTAACGTCGCCTTCTCTCCAGACAGCAAACACTTTGTCTCCAGGTAAAATCAAAACAACCTCATGTTCCGACCAAAACGAGGTGAAATTGGTGCATAAAAGCACTTTGATTTAACATAACATTTACCGatacatttaataaaaaaacatatttttattatttatttttccttcTTTTTGGTCTTGGTGCTCATTAGAACATGTGGTTGTTATGTCTTTGTTAAACTTCTGATAATGAAGGACTTTACGTTCATCAGTCTTGTAGCCCCctcctttttaaaaagaaaaactgtataccccaaatcagcacttttgaaacaggaagtgaaatcgagggatatgaggcgtggctagaacgggtgatctgtttggtattttgagcaaaacacttcatagacatgtttttttatatatctgagacctactgtatgctattgcctaaaagtAGCATGATGGTGACCTTTAAAGCCATTACTTTGTGATCTTTGGGAAATTAAGTTAATTGCAGCAATGCATTTCTGCAACGTAGCATTTTTCTACCTACAAATATTTATAGGTGTTAACAAATGGTAAATACACTAAATTAAAACATCCAGTAGTTGTGATTCTTCTCCCTTCGCATTCGACGTGTTTACCCTCGTCTTCTTTCCCATGCTCCTGTGGTGTGAAAGCATTCGTCAGTTAAAGCTTTTTTCCTCTCAGAAGTTTCCAGTTCACTGCCAAAGCAAACGCAGCGTCAGATTGTAACATGAgctgcctcctctctcctcagctCGTCTGATAAGAGCGTGAAGGTGTGGGACGCCGGCACCAGAGCGTGCATCAACACTTTCTTCGACCATCAGGACCAGGTGACAGTCCTCCCCTGTGTAACCCCTCACTGAGCGTCATAATGAGTGTCCTAATCAGATCCACAGTGAGAAAGTCCATCTGCTGGAGGTGCTGATGTGTTGTGGGGAAATCAATATGGCCGACGTCAGGGCGAGGCCCCTCACATGACCCTTGTCTGACGCTCCAGCTCGCGCTAAAGCAATAACCCGTCATTACATCCCGGCTGCTGGCGCCTGTGGGGGGGTTTGATCTGCGCTCCAGCAAAACCTCCTAATGAAATATCACAGCTGCTCAGGGCGGCAACAGAGCCTTAGTGTTTCTGAGTCATGATAAAAAGATGGCACAACTAGAAATGCCACAGGGATCATTTGCAGACAATTAATAGATTGGCTTTGCTTCGTTCTTTTATgttagatgtttttttttttttttgcaactGTTATGATTTGCGATATTAGTGGGACTGATCATTTTTGAAACAGTCACATTATGattgaaaatatatattaacccttgtgttgtgttcgaaagccgttcatggtgttcgcgggtacattttgacccatgatttatctcagtccaaaacacTCAGAAATAATGACTATCATCCAAATTGTTTTAACTAAACTAAACTACATCCTAACTAACTTATAATGCGTTCATAACCGTACGATCCTGTTGTAATTTAATGTTATGGCCCAAAAACACATATGGcacacgtgcatgtgtgtgttcaggttcaagtgttagtgtacatattctttgagaaaggtggagttcccgtgggggggggggggggggggggggagaccgtggatgtttaataagaactggatacagcgtgggaggcggggtctcggtctttcctatgagagctgctcattggtgcatgaagacaaaatggcccgacttttgagagagcgaaacgtcacagattacccagcatgcctgggtacccgtatgtgcgctcacagagcatgcaccccttaagccccgcctcccgagctcccactctcggctcagtagaatgaatggagagagaaaataaatctagattcggcttttagtgcatttaaCAACTTTAAGGACTTAATCattctaataagggctataaaatagttcatactgggtagttgatttagttaaaaaaaaaatatccaccgatttacagagagtctctttccccatgttagtcaatgggaaaaagttgttttgggcgggtgacgtcacggactgatacggaagttgcagtaccgccgtttggacactACGAATGTTGGgctcagagtccggcgcacttcctgggggcttgggggagaccaggtgcatgCTGCGAACAATTATTGTTACAGTGGATGAAGGGGGTGGGGCTGGGGTctctaaagtcaaagatgaatcttgattgggccaaatttgacctcgagtcacccaaaacaattctgccgggtctccccagaccccaacaccaaattatacacttttttcttaagagaccttcagacttggcaaaaatggtcaaaatcagttttgtagtgtGTGTATAGCTGCTGTGGAGGATATCGTGAAGCCTTGTTCCGATTAAAAACTAGAGCTTAgttattatatcattttaacttcacgggagacccgaacacaacataagggttaaactgatcatgattttatttttggtctgTACCAAACAAGGATCTTTTGTTTTAAAGGGGTCCTTTTTGAACATGAAAGCACGTCATAGTGCAGCCCTTGTTTCTGATCAAATTGCattgtttgtgtatttgtgaaaAGCTGGAAGAGTATCCATGACCGCTCCAATTTGtacttttatatttgtgttacttGTGGAGGTTAGTTGGTTAACTGCCTAACACTTCTGTAATCTTTGATGCAGCTGTGCAGGAGCAGAACTAAAATGATGTGTGATGTAAATCCATAAAGATTATCATGGCAAACTTTTAGGATGCTGTCTTTCACAGGGTTATTGGACACAGAAATATCCCTGTTTTAAAAAGCTGAGTAAATATATTTGTTCTATTTGTGAATCTTTAACTAACACCCGTCCCCTCTGTTCCTGTGGTCTTCAGGTCTGGAGTGTGAAGTACAACAGCACCGGCTCAAAGATCATCTCGGCCGGAGACGACCGCTCCATCCACATCTACGACTGTCCCATGTGAGGGGGgtccagagagaggagctgcagAGGTTTACTACATCAGGGAGTGGACGCTGGTAATAGAGAGGGGGGGCGGTGGGGAGGGGCTGTACATGTGTTGGGTTTTTGCACTGGCCCACTGCGGTCAATAAAAGGGTTTCTTTTTTACTTACGCTTCCcttgtatttttttgttttggttAACGGGCTGAGCTCTCTCCATGCCGTTATGTATTATagcaggatttgttttggatGGCATATCATTTTAAATGGATTATCTTGAGGTTTCAGATCAAATAGCAAATGAGTATGGAGCCTTTAAACTGTCAAATGGCAGTAAAGGAATATTAGATTAAACAAATGACAGGGTATTAGGAAATATACAGCTTCAAATGTATCGAATGTATTTATACTCTTTAGGTTTCCTCTTTTTAGGTcttacgcagcgtccacacggcagcgtgcgttgaagcaacaaccaatcacatgaatctcccgccccggacacacaagcacgcggtttgattggctagagcttgtactggcatatgatttgattggcggacgcttccgtcgaagcttcaaaagttgaacttttctcaacttttgaagcgagcaacgcgaagcgacggaaccacgatgcagttcggcaaagcgtgacgtcaccaaGCCCCCAgaaagtgcgccggactctgagcCCAACATTCGTAGTGTCCAAGCGGCGGTACTGCaacttccgtatcagtccgtgacgtcacctgGCCCAAAACAACTtgttcccattgactaacatggggaaagagacgtctgtaaatcggtgGATACTTTTTTAACTAAatcaactacccagtatgaactatttTATAGCCCTCATTATAATCACTaggtccttaaagttgtaaaacgCACTAaaaagccgaatctagatttattttctctctccattcctTCGAGTGAGCCGAGAGTAGGAgctcggggggcggggcttaaggggcacATGCTCTGTGAGAACATACGGGTTCTTCTGCTCCGACAGCCAGGCGtgacgggtaatctgtgacgtttcgatctctcaaaagttgggccattttgactTCATGctccaatgagcagctctcagagGAACGACCGagcccccgcctcccacgctgtatccagttcttattatacatccatggacgtcaccccattcaaagtgaacgggatgaagcgttgaagcttcagcgcacgccgccgtgtggacgtttATTCATTGGactgttttctgttttgtttaaaTTCAGACTGGATCATTTTACTATTAGCCTTTCATCATTTGCGTTGCTCCTTAATTTGAAGAAATTACTTTGGGATCCTATAAATTGAGAACGTGAGAGCTGCATTAGAAATGTTTGGAGGGATCTTGTTAGAGCAGCAGTGAGATGCAGTGAAGGAGAGCGCCCTCTGTGGGCCAGCAGCTGAACTGCAGCCTCAAATAACTAATGAGCactaaacatttatttaaaatataaatctTTCATAAAGAACAGGACATAAACAGCTGCAGTGATTCAGAATGCTTTATTAGTTTTGAACACACATCAAACTGCACTTTTAACAATTGTTGGCAGGTGGTTGTTGAACACATGTGCAGCACTTCCTCCATTCAGGAAAAGGTCcattaaatgtgtttttcagaAATCAATCCCATCAGAATCTGGGGCCCATTAAACAAGAGTGCAGTTTGCATAACAACAAGTTAATACAAGAGAAGAGGCGTGTCAGAGCTCACTGAGATCTTTTCTGGCAGTAATAGTCATATGGCCTTTGACGGTGAAATCTGAAGGCAACGTTAAAGTTTCGCTGATGTGTTGCCGCTGCCTTTACTCTCCCTGTGTTAGCTTGAAACAAATAGTGGCAGTTTTGATCCCCAGTCATCTGAACAGTCTAAATAAAGTAGAACATAATCAGTAGAAGTGTCCTATGATTCCCACATCTTCAACGTTAAGGCCTATAACATTAACTCTACACTTTTGCAGATACATCTATTTTTttgtacagtccatttacacaAAAGAGAAGCCTGTCTGATCAACGTATCCTTAAGTAGAATTCATCATTATACCCGCACCACCTCATACTTCAGACTGTTATTAGTAAATCACAAGACACAGCTGAATACATTACAGAAAGGCTTTAGGTCTAACGATACAGAATCAAGTTAGGTTTCACTTAGATCGAgatattttttgtaatattcTATAGCTTACATTTCACACTTTAGCGATGTATGTATTTCTCCTGTACAATTTAAAGTCACTCAAACGGTGCAGCTAGTGTTCACAAGCTTAGGCTGCCTGTGAGTTGTTCAAATATGACGCGGTAAAAAAAGAAACCGCCTGCTGCAGTCATACCATATTGTTAATAAACAGTACGGGAGGCATTAATCACTTAGATATATGCTATACTTAAAGAAGCGAATTCTTCAGACAGTTTTTACATTTTAGGattattttgttgtgtttttcttcGGATTGGACATTTTGGCAAATGCAGAACCTTGTTTTCACTTAGATCTTTATATTTCACGGTAAGGCCAGTAGAAATGCGTCTGACAAATAGGGAAAAGGCAGCGTAAAATAACACCTATAACTCCCAATTATACCTAAACGTCACCATTTGCACTCCGCTGTATTGTACCAACATTATAACAACACAGATCTAAAAAGGTGCGTGAAAAGCAGATAAACAGAAGAGCAGTCATCGCGATGGTGGACACAGATATTGGTCGTCTCTCCTGTGAAGACATTCTGTGTGGATGTGAATCACGGTGCGATCTCTCCTGGTTCCTCACCAGTGTCTGGAGTCCACCAGCTCGTCTTTGAGGCTCAGTCTCTTCAGAGTCTCGTATCCCACCACGATGAGCACCGAGGTGGGCATGGAGGAGATGATGCGGGCCGACAGACCTTTCGTCATCGCCCAGACCCCCTCCTCCGCCAGCAGCTGCTTGAACGTCTCGATGAGGGACGATCGGCCCTCAACCTTTAGGAGACGGGAGAGAGGTACAAACCTCGTTAGATATTTGTGGATCCATTTTGGGATGAGATTTAAAGTGAATTCTTGTTGTTTTAACAGCTGTTTCCAAGGACAACAATACACGTTTGATCTAGAGGCAACATGCCGTAAAGTCAACAAAGAAATCTGCTGAGGAAGATAATGTTAAACAATGGAAAGCTCCAGAACAGCGACTAAAAGGACACATTTTTCTACTATTTGtatgttgcatatttgtctccaATTCTACTTCATGTTGTCAGATATTTTTGATTTAGTATTGGTCCTGTGTAACACCTGCTTGTTAGGTTTTTAAAATCGTATGAAGTCATTTGAGTCTGATTTGAGTCATTAAAAAGAGAtttaagtaacatttttaaACCAGATTGTAGTCCTGCCTTGCTTTTGTCCAATCAGCCTGATGATGAAAGGAAGTTAAGCGCATGTTAGGAAGCTCTTGAGTAATCTTAGCAACAAGAGGAAGTGTAGCATCACAGAACAACGAGCTGACTCAGCTGTATTGAGTGTCAACACAGAAAACGTCAGCTTAATGTTTTCCAACATGGTGTCTCTCAGTGTTTACCTGAACTCTCGCTCGAACAACATCCATGGGGTTGGTGATGGTGGAGGCGGTCGCTGCTGCCATAGGTCCGGCCAAAGCCTGCAGAATCAGATGGGGGCACTCGGTGGGGGCCATCAAGGACAGCTGCTCTGGAAACGTAAGAAATATACAAAACACTGTAACGCCAATATATTAGTGGTTTGGTCACTATTTAAATGCTCCAGCAGCTACGAACATTCAATGTGAAACTATCTAAGAAATTGAGGATTGTGTTCAAATCTGTCTGATTGAAGTTGTATGCCTCCTAAGTTATCAATTATATTTATTAATGCTGGCATTTCTTTCTTACAGTGGCTAAACTCATGGTGTCCAACTGGTGTTTTCCATTTGAATCCCTTCACTTAGTCCTTCAGTGTTATATTGACCAATATTTTTGTTTCTACGTGCCCGTTTAATATTTCTAAACAGGCACCGACGATGAAATCCTATACAGGCCCAACTTTTCTTTCACATAGAGAATGCATCAGGAAATCATAAAGAATCTGACCGATGTGCTGAATCAATAATGCCATTGGTATCAATAAACTTTATTAAACAGGGTGTATCCTTACCTGTATAAAAATGATAAAAGGCCACCAGAGTGCACTGTTTGGGATGTACGTGAGAAGCGATGCCACGTATCCCCGGTAAAAATCCCCTGAAACCATCAGCAGCAAAATATCTGCACCGTGATGTCCCGCGATTGGCCGAAAGTGAGTTTACGCTTCGACGCTGCGAGCATCCTCTTGGGTTTGGCCTTGAAGCGAGTCAGGTGCTTCCACCTGGCCCTGCATCATCAGGTGCTGGGACCGATGTCGATGGGCACCGTGATGGTCTGAGCCACCAGAGAAGCTGCTCCGCCAGCCACCACCGAC
The sequence above is a segment of the Pseudochaenichthys georgianus unplaced genomic scaffold, fPseGeo1.2 scaffold_1227_arrow_ctg1, whole genome shotgun sequence genome. Coding sequences within it:
- the skic8 gene encoding superkiller complex protein 8, whose translation is MTTQYSILFKQEHAHDDAIWTAAWGKSEADGSDTIVTGSLDDMVKVWKWGDEKLELQWSLEGHQLGVVSVDISHNGAIAASSSLDAHIRLWDLESGKQIKSMDAGPVDAWSVAFSPDSKYIATGSHHGKVNIFGVESGKKEHSLDTRGKFILSIAYSPDGKYLASGAIDGIINIFDIATGKLLHTLEGHAMPIRSLTFSPDSQLLVTASDDGYIKIYDVQHANLAGTLSGHGSWVLNVAFSPDSKHFVSSSSDKSVKVWDAGTRACINTFFDHQDQVWSVKYNSTGSKIISAGDDRSIHIYDCPM